The nucleotide window TATAACACGCAAATTGTTCTTGTTGCTTAAATAATGAATATCTGCCTTGAGATCTCCATATTTTTTAAAATCTGCGTTTTGAGTGATATCAAGATTTAGTCTTGTACGCTTTATGTCGCCTGCTGGAGGTGTTGTGTCTTTAAACAATTCTATGTCCCATTGACCTTTTATATTATCTGTCCAATAATATCTGTACTGTGTATTTAAACCATAGCCAATTTTGCCATCGTATTGTGATGTAAATGTGGCATCTTGAGATTTATTAATTGCCCAATAATATGGTTGGTAATACTTAAAACCGTTTGTTTTAGAGTAACCAAAACTAGGAAACAAAAAGCCACTTTTTCTAACAAGAGGTTCTTCTATTGCAGGAAATACAAAAACAGGGACTTTGCCAATATTGAACCACAAAGGATAGCTAAAAACATAATTGTTTTTTACAATATAGGTATTTTTTGCATGTATTGACCATTCGGGTGCATATTTTGTATCAAAAGATAGACACTCTGGGCAATCGCAACCAGTAATTGTTGTATCACTTGCATAGTAGTGATTTTTATCATCCAAAATTATGCGCTTTGCTTTTATGTATAAATGATTTTTTGCAACAAAGCAAACCGCATTATCAGCAAAACCTTTAAAAGTATCAATATTTATGACAGCTTTTGGACCTTTTACCCAATCACCCTCATTATCATAAATTTGTACATTGCCATACAGTTGAACAACGCCATTTGTTTTATTGTAGATGGCTTCATCTGCTTTTAATACATGCTTATCTTTTTTAATTTCGCAGTTGCCTTTAGCTATATATGTAGTTATGGCTTCATCGTATGTAATATGATCTGCTTTTATGAACGTTGGTTCATCTTTTGCAGCAGACACTCTGCAAAGTATCAAAATACCAATCAAAACTAAAAAAAAATGCTTCAAAGTGCATAAACCTTAAATGAGATTTTTGGAAATATTTTGTCTCTAAATTCAACTATTTCCAAAAAGGTTTTATCTACAGCTTGTTTATTTAAAAAATCCAAAAGTACTTCAAAGCGTTTAAGGTGTAATTTAGTGCGCTTTATTGCGTAATCAACCATTGTGCCTGTTTTCATTATAAAAGCCCAATCTGAACTTTGCGCAAGGAGTAATTCGCGGGCCATCTGATTTAATAGACGTTTTATTTTTTTATCCTGAGTATTTTTATAAAGCGTTGCCTTTTCAACCATTTTTATGCCGGCTTCATATAAAGGCCTGTAAATCCACTCGTTTGAACCTTCGCACCATACATCTCCATAACCTTTATAACCCCAGCTTGACTCGCACAAATTACTCATCTGGTTTGTTGGAAACTCACGCAAGTAATCTTTTGCACTTCTAAACTCAACACCAAATTCTTTTACACTATGCGCTTGCCTAAAAATTTCTTCTAAAAAATTTATACCCTCCCACCACCAATGGCCAAAAAGCTCGCAATCAAACATAGCGTTTACTATAGGTTTTCTATCCATTATACTATTTAGGTATTCAAACTGCTTTTGTCTGTTAAACAAAAAGTTTGCAGCATGAATTTTGACTTTATTTTGAGCCCAAAAAGGATTGTATGGCTCTTTGCTTCCTAAATCTGCAAAGCTCGAGGTTATGCGGTAATATTTTAGACCAACAAAACGTCTTTGACCATCTAAATGTAAATAAGGCTTTATGTAGTCGTAATCTTCGTCAAAACCAATATCCCTATAAAATTCTCTATAATCGAAATCGCCCGGGTAGCCTTCTTTGGCACTCCAGACCTGCTTTGAAGATTCCGGATCTCTGGCAAAGCATGCAACCAGACTCGGTGTATACATTGGTGCATAAACACCATATTTTGGCATTTCATCTGCATACATAATACTGTGTGTTTCGCCAAAAAAATACTCAATATCGTTTTTTTGCAAAATTTCTTCAACACCTCTATAATATCCGCATTCAGCAAGCCAGATGCCACTTGGTTTAAAACCAAATGTTTGTTTAAAACTTTCAACGCCTACTTTGACCTGAGCCTCAACCAATTTTGGTAGTGCCTGCATAAAAGGCAAAAAACCATGTGTTGAATTGCATGTTATAAGCTCTAAATTTCCATTTTCATAAAATCTTTTAAAACCCTTTGTTAAGTCAAAATCATATTTTTCCAAAACCTGTTTATTTCTTTCTATCCAATTTTCATACATCAATATAGCATCATTAAAAGGCGTGTTGGCTTTTTTGTGTTTTTCTTTGCTAATAAGCTCTTTTAGCTTATATATCCTTTTTTCTAATTTTCCAATTAAATAACTATCTTTCATCATACTTGCAAGCGTCGGCGTAATACTCATTGTTAATTTAAACGGAATGTTATCATTGTGAAGTCTTTCAAACATAGATAGAAGTGGCATGTATGTTTCAAGGCATGCTTCATAAAACCAATCTTCTTCCAAAAAATCCTCAAACTCAGGATGTCTAACAAAAGGCAAATGTGCATGTAAAACTAAATTCAAATAACCACTCATTTTATTACTCCTTGAGATGTTTGAGCTGGCTCTTTAAAATTACCAAAGTAAAAATGTGTAATTTTTTCTGTTTTTACATTACTTTTTTCAAATTTATCAAAAACCTTTGTTGCCATTTTTATTGTTGTATTAGTAGAAATTGAATTATTTGGCATTCTAACAAAATTTGACTGCAAAAGCCTTACAAATTTATTTTCAGAAAAAACTCCAATTTGCAATACAAAATTTGCAGATGGTATAAGACCATTAATTCTATACCTTCCACAATAATTTCCTACATATATATCTTTATACCAATTAAACTTACCTTCAAAAAAATTATCTATATTTGTAACATCAAATAGCCTTATATAAAGTTTAGAATCATACTTTTTTTCGCATTCCCAAAATGTAAAAATATCTGTAGGGTTTACAGCAAAAGCAATAAATCTCATATTATCAAAGCATTCTCTTATAGCAGTATCCTCAACCTGTTGCCAATATGTACCACTATAGTATTTAATACTTTCTACGTATTCTTGTTCATTTAATTGAATATTTAAACCATTCATTGTTACCCTCCTATTTAGCTTTAACATACTAAAATTTAATTAAACTGTCAAATAAATACAGTTTGCTATCAAATTTCTAAATATGTTAGAACCCTTATAAAAATTGCTTCATAAAAAACTTGACTTTATAAAAATTTCTTTTAATCTTAGAGGTTGATTGGGAGGTTGTAATGAAAGCAGAAAAAAGAAAAAAAAGTAAATTACCAGTTTTGATTACAATTTTAATAATTTTAGCGCTGATACAAATACTAAGACCTGTTGGTAAACCAAAATTAAAACTCAATGTAGATACAAATCAAACAATTGGTGGTTCTCTTCAAATAAACTGGCCACAAAACGCTCAATGCGCAATAGCTATACAAAACGAAGGCTTTATACAAAAAACTCAAGATCAGTCACCGCTTCCAACAGCAAGTGTAGCAAAAATAATGACAGCATACATCATTCTTAAAGATCATCCGCTCCAATTTGGCCAAAATGGAGAGGCGTTAACCATAACAAAACGCGATGTTGAAGAATACTTAAAAGATAAAGCCGATGGTCAATCCGTTGTAAAAGTCGAAGCTGGTGAAAAATTAAACGAAAGACAAATGCTAGAAGCTTTGCTTTTGCCATCTGCAAATAATATTGCAACTCTGCTTGCAAGGTGGGATGCAGGAAGCGTTGAAAATTTTGTATTAAAAATGAATCAAACAGCAAAAGAACTTGGCATGACAAATACGCATTATGATGATCCAGCTGGCATTAGTCTAAAGACTCAAAGCAGCGCCTATGACCAGGTTTTGCTGGCACAAAAAGCATTTGAACTGCACACTTTTAGGACAATCGTTGGTATGGCTCAAGCTACTTTACCAGTTTGCGGTACAGTGTACAATGTAAACTATGTCCTTGGCAAAGACGGCATAGTGGGTATAAAAACAGGCTCAATGCCACAAATTGGAGCCAATTTTGTTTTTGCTGCTAATCATTTTGTTGGCTACAAAAAAGCAACTATTATTGGTGCAATATTTGGTGCAAGCGGCAAAGAACCTCTAATGACAGCTTTAAATGGCGCAATAAATGCTTTAGATAGCCTAAAACCCTACCTTGACTTAAAAGAAATTGTAAAGAAAAATCAGTTAGTTGCTACATTGGTTTATCCAAACGGTTTTAAAACAAATTTAATTGCAAAAGATTCTCTTTCATCAATTGTCTGGCCTTCAAAAAATATACATTTACAGATAATGCTGGACAAAGAGCTAAAATTGCCAATTAGCAAAGGTCAAATAGTTGGTAATCTAATTTATGGGGATAAAAAAATACCACTTGTTGCTCAAAGCAGTATAAACAAACCAACACTAATACAGAAACTGACAAGACTATAACAATTTAATCAATCAAAACTAAACCGTACAAAACGCTTTCTGTAAAATCAATTTTTACTAGAGAATCTAACTGTATGCCAACAGCATCCAGTGAATAACGTACATTTGATGGCTTCTGGCAAACTTTTGTTGTTTCATACGAGCATACAGGACACAAATTGCAATTGCCGGGGAACAATGCGTATGCATAAAATTTATTTTGGGAAAAAAAATACTTTTCTTTTTCAAGTAACATTTTAATCATTTCTCTTTTTTCGTGTTCAAACATTGTATTGTCAATATAGCATTTAATAAAGAGTGCCTTTTTGTAGCTTGATATCCATTTGACAGACAAAAAATAATCTGGTGAATTTGGCGGACATGAAGGATTTTTATTATATTGTGGACAATTTGTACATTTTATAATACTTTTTGGTGAAATTTTAATTTTACTTATTTTAACAAATTTTTCGAAAATAATATGCATTTTTAAGATTTTTTTAGAATTTTTGAATAGCTATCTTTTAAGTCAACAGTTTTATTAAATATTAAATGGTTTTTTGTTGAATCCGGGTCTTTGCAAAAATAACCAAGCCTTAAAAATTGAAAATTTTCAAAATCTTTTGCTTCAAGTAAAGATTTTTCTGCCTTTGCAAACTTTATTACCAGTGAATTTGGGTTCAAATACGTTGTAAAATCTGTTTCTTCTTCTGTTTCCTGGGGATTTTCTTTTACAAACAACTTATCGTATATTCTAAGCTCAACATCTATGCAATCTTTTGCGTTTACCCAATGAATTGTACCCTTAACCTTTCTTGCATCATCACTCCAGCCACCTTTGGAATTTGGATCATAAGTACATCTAACTATTACTACATTACCATTTTCATCTGTTTCGTAACCAGTGCAAACTACATAGTATGCAAATACAAGCCTGACCTCTTGACCAACTTTAAGCCTGTAGAATCCTTTTGGTGGATCTATAGCAAAGTCTTTTCTTTCAATAAATAGTTCTTTACTAAAAGAAACTAGCCTTTTACCATAAGATTCATCTTCTGGATTATTAACTGCCTCAAGATACTCTGTCTTATCATCTGGATAATTTTCGATTATAAGCTTAATTGGGTCTTCAACAACCATAGCGCGCTTTGCTTTCTTGTTCAAATCCTGCCTTGCGCAGTGTTCAAGTAGTGCATAATCAATAATAGCATTGCTTTTTGTAACGCCTATTGTTTTTATAAAATCTACGATAGAATCCTTTGTAAATCCACGTCTTTTTAAACCTTTAATTGTAGGCATTCTAGGATCATCCCACCCATTTACATAACCATTTTCAACGAGATGCAAAAGTTTTCGCTTGCTCAATACTGTATATGTTAAATTTAGCCTTGCAAATTCAATTTGTCTTGGATGAAAAACACCAAGCTCATCTAAAAACCAATCATATAGAATTCTGTGATCTTCAAATTCAAGTGTACAAAGCGAATGCGTAACTTTTTCTATAGAATCTTCCAAACCATGCGCCCAATCGTATGTAGGATAAATACACCACTTATCTTTTGTTCTGTGATGAGGCGTTTTGATTATTCGATACATAACCGGATCTCGCATATTTAAATTGGGGTGAGACATATCAATTTTTGCCCTTAATACGCACTCACCTTCTTTAAATTCTCCATTTTTCATCTTTTCAAATAAATCTAAATTTTCTTCAATGCTTCTATTTCTGTAGGGGCTATCGATACCTGGCTGTGTCAATGTGCCTCTGTTTTGCCTGATTTCTTCAGTGCTTTGATTGCAAACATAGGCTTTGCCTTTCATAATGAGTTTTTTGGCAAGCTCATACATTTCATCAAAGTAATCTGAAGCATAATAAACTTTATCACCAAAGTCATAACCAAGCCATTTAACATCGTCTATTATAGCGTTTATATAATCAATATTTTCTTTTGTTGGATTCGTATCATCAAACCGCAAATTACATTTGCCACCAAATTTTTTGGCTATTTCAAAATTAATGACGATAGCTTTGGCATGCCCTATATGCAAATAACCATTTGGTTCTGGAGGAAAACGCGTTTGAACATAATTAAACCTGCCATCCTGCAAGTCCTTTATAATAATTTCTTCTATAAAATTTGAAGCTTCAAATGACTTATCCATACAAATGATTATTTTACAAAATTTAGGCGCAGAAATCAACACAATTAGCGCAAATGTATTGATTTAAATACATTTGAGTATATAAAACTTGTTAGCATTGCACTTAACACTAGCATGCTAGCGCCTTTTGCATCCAAAATACCAAAACTTTTACCAAATTGCGATACGGCAACAAGCAAAGTCAAAGGGAAAGAAATACCAATTGGTGCTATAAAAACTTCTTTCAATTTAAAATCAGAAAACAGCAAAACAAAACTGGACATGTATCTTACCAAAACTATCACAATTGCAACCAAACACGCTTCTTTTATCATATTTAAACTCATCATTGCACTTAAGTCAAAAGACAAGCCTACATGAATAAAAAAAATAGGAACCAAAAAGCCATTACCAATTATGCCAAAACTTGTTTTGATATTTTCATTTTCCTGTAACGATAAAGATAGAATAAAACCACTTATAAAAGCGCCAAGGATTGGTTCTATGCCTAATATATCTGATAAAAATACAAAAACTATAAGATTTAAAAAATTTGTTCTGATGCCAGTTTCTGTAGTGTTGCCAGTTTTTAGAAAAATTTCGCTCAAATGAGGAAACCACCACAAAAAAAGCCTAAGAAGCCTTAAAAACAAAATAGAAAGTATCACAAATACAGCAAGCTGTGTTAGTTTTATTAAAGATTCCAAACTAAAGCCAAACTTAAAATAAAGGTTAAAAATTATTATAGCAAATAGACTCATAATTTCACCGATACTGCCAAGTATCAGTATCTTTAAACCAAACGGCTTGTTAATCATATTATGCTCTTTTAAAACAGGATACAACAAACCAATAGAAGTAACACTAAATGCCAGTGCATAAATTGCAGGTTTATTTATTTGCTTTACAATAAAAAAAGCAAAACCGATAACTACAAAAAAATACAAAACAAATGCAAATGCATCTTTTTTTGTAACATTCCTAAGCGTTCTTATATCAAGCTCAAGCCCAGCCATATACATGAGCACAATAAAGCCAAACAATGATAAAAATTTTACAATAGCAGAATCATGCCAGTTAATAGGAAAAATATTTTTAATTAAAATTCCATAAAGTATCTCGCCAACAGCAAAAGGTATGTTTATTTTTTTTGATATGAAAGGCATTATAAACATTCCAAATATTATAAGTAACAGTCTTAAAACATCCAGATCGCTCATAATGGCACTGCTAAAGCGCTATTTTTTATTTTTTTTACAATTAAATAAGCTATATGAGGCTTTAAAAAAGATATTTTTGAATTTTTTTTATAATTTAGCACCACAAGATGATTTGGGAAATGCTTTGTAAACTCAATTGTTCCCACAACAGGATTTTTAACCTGCGTTTTAAAATTTATCTTTGTTTTATACACACTTTCAAAATCACGAACTAAAGCGGCAGCTTTCCTAATCTGGATTTTTTCGCTCAATGTAGACAGGCTATCTGGCATAACATTTAACAGTACTCTATACTCAACATTGAATATTTTTGACAATTCAATTGTGGTCTCAAGAACACCAAGCATATCAAAAGAATTCATTACAGCTATTATACCTTTGTAAGGATATGTACCTTTTGCTATTAAAAATGGCTTTGTGCAATTTTTAAAAATGGATTTTAACTTTAAATTTAAAAAATCACCAAATTCTGGGAATATATATAAACCTACATCTTCTTTTAAGGTAAAAATATCTTTCAATTTATCTACAATTGTATCTGGCGTGCTAAGCTTTGGGTGATTTAACCTATCTGATAAAGGAAACTTGTATGAAACAAGCGTAAATTTAGCCGATAAATTTTCTGATAAATACATTGTTTCATTGATTATGCTTTTTTGGCTGTTTTCTAAAGCTATACACTCCTGTCCATACTGCAGGGGAAACTGAGGTATGCCTTTTAGTAAAATATTTGAAATATTTTCAAGTGTTCTTGGGTTTCCTACAAGTATAACCTTATCGTTTATCTTAATAACAGAATCGCCATTTGGTATAATTAACTGATCGTCTCTATAGATTGCAGCTACATGCCAGCTTTTTGCTTTTAGTTTGCTTAATTTTTTGTCAGTTATGTGAGATTTTGACAAAACGCTAACTTCTATGATCTCAGACTGCCCAAGACCTATATTTATAGCTTTCGAATAATTTCTTTGCAACCTTCCAATAACAGCCTCAATAGCCATATCGATGGGTTTTATTATTTTAGCATTGTATTGTTTAAACTCTTCCTGACGATCCTCACTGTATGATAAAACTATAATTGGTTTATCTGAGTGAAAATTTAGCCTTATTATGCGACAAACCTCAAGGTTAATATCGCTATCTGTAAATGTTGTAATAACTGCAACAAGATTTTTTAAATCCAGCTTTTTCCATGTAAGAATACTGCTTGCATCCGCATGCAAAAAGACGCAATTTTCAAATTGTGGTTTTAGTGAGTTGATTTTTATTGGATCTATGTCAATTGCAACTACAGGATATAAATTTGATACAGCTTCAAGTAGTTTTACTTCAAAATATCCAAGACCACATAAAATTACAAAAGGCTTATCCATAAATCTTAACCGGTTTTGGCTTCTTTATTAAAATTGAACAAATAATGGCAAAAACAGGCAATGCTTCAATAATATAAAAAACTGCACTTAATCCAAAATGATCACTAACAACACCAAATAAACTAACACCAATACCACCTGTGCCAATAGCAAAGCCTGCTGCTATACCAGAAGCAAGTGCTTTTTTATGTGGCAAAAATTCTTGAGCAAGCACTACAGTTACAGAAAATGTAGATACCAAAACAAATCCTACCAAAAATGCAAAAATAAATAGTGCAATTTCATTTTTTACATTATTAAAAATTATATTTAAAACAAACGTCATGATCATAGTTACAAGTAAAGCATTTTTTGTACCAATTCTATCTGCTAGCATACCACCAAATATTGTGCCCACAGCACCGCCAGAAAGCAAGCAAAACAACAATATTGAAACAAATGAAGGCTGATCTTTTAAATACATTGCATATTTAAATGGCAAATATGACATTAAACCAAAATAAATCCATGTTCTAAACATTATGTATAAGATAAGCAAAAACAAACTTAATCTGTCTATGCTAAATTCAAGTGGCAAATTTATACTTTTTTTGTGTGTTTTTTTTGTTTTTTTACTAAGAAGCAGAATCTGTATCAACAAAATTATGGGCAAACTTATTACTAAAACACCAAGTGTACCTTTCATATCAAACTTATATATTAAAAAGTACATTAAAGGCGGACCTATGGCAAAACCAATATTGCCACCCAAAGAAAATATGCTCATACCGGTTGCTTTTTTATCACCTGTATAGTTGCTTGCTTCATTAAAAGCCATTGGGTGAAATGCGCTGACTCCAAGCCCGCTTAGCGCAACAAGCAAAAGCAACAAATAAAAATTGCTGGTTAAACCAGAAAACCCAACGCCTACGCTTGCAAGTAAAATACCCAAAACTATCAGGTATCTCATGTTTTTTTTATCGCCTATATATCCAAAATATACCTGTATAACAGAGGAAAAAACGTTTGTAACAAGCAAAATAATACCTGTTTGTGCATAATTTAAGGCAAACTCTTTTTTAAAAAAAGGTAGCATAGCAGGTACAGCGCTTTGATTAATATCAGTTACAATATGTCCAATAGATAACAAAATCAAAGCAAACCAATTCACATAATAATTATAACAGATTTTTAAAAAAATGCTAATCTATTCTTGTTAATTAATTAATTTATGGTATAATTTTAACAATGAAGAGGCTATTTGCCAAAATAAACTATTATATAAAATACAAGCTTTTATTCTGGTTTGTAGTTTTGATTTTTTTAATTGGTGTAAGTGGATATCTGGTATTTTTTGCATTAAGCTTTGGCTATTTTGATCTACAAAAAAACTATGTAAAAAGTCAAATAATTGCCCAGGAAAAACAGGTATTAAATTCACAGCTTTTATACATAAAAAGCGAAATTTACAAAAACACAAACCAAAACCCACAACAAATAATAAGTTATCTAAAACAACTAAAACTCAACAAAAATTACCACTTTTACATAAAATACAAAAACCGCATCTTTAATCTAAACAGTACACCTGAAGGATCTACAATAAAACAGTCAATTAATATATCACCTGATATTCAACTAATAGGTACTGTTAAAAAAGACTATATTAATAAAGTTCTCAATCATAACCTATCTTATGTGAAGCAGCTGTTTTATAAATTTCTCATTAAAAGTTTCTTAATTGGTCTTGTTGTTTTTATTGTATCTTTTGTAATTTTTTACAATATTTTATCAAAATTTGATAAAAAGATTAAATTGCTTAAAAAACTATCAGAAGAATTTAAAGAACTAGCCAACCCTGCTTTTAAAATTCCCTGTTCAAGCGACGAAGTAAGCTGCATTATAAATAATTTTTTAGATTACTCAAACAGCATAGTTAAAATTCAAAAAATCAAAAATGCACTTACACAATTCGAAGACATAAATCAAATGTATGAAACTTTTAGAAAACTACTAAAACAAGAGTACAATCTTTTGGATGTTAATATATTTATTGTAGAAAATAACTCAATTAAAAAAACTTATGCTGATAAAATATACTGCGAAAATTGCAACGTTGCTCGTAATGATATATCAAAGTGCAAATGTTTTCAATCCATAAAGAGCGGCTTGCAAAATAAAATACACTCAGAATGCTCAAAAGATTACTACATAATCTGTTTACCATTGTTTGATAAATTCTACAATAACAATACAACTGTAATTGTTCAACTAATAGATAAAAAACCTATAAGCAACCAGAATGCAATTAAAAAACTATTTGAACAGGTAAGGGATGTAATAGGCTATACCCTAACAATAAACATTTTTAAAAACCAAACATACAAAGATCCTCTAACAAATGCATATAACAGGCTATTTCTGGATGAATACCTATCCCTGTTATTCAACGAAGCACAAAAAAACAATATAAATTTTGCATGTTTGTTTATTGATATAGACAACTTCAAATCAGTTAATGACACATACGGACACAAAACAGGTGATCAATTTTTAAAAGAAATAACAAAAATCATAAATAAAAACTTAAGAGAAAATGATGTATGTGTAAGATACGGTGGAGAAGAATTCATTGTAATATTGAAAAATGTGCCAAAAAATGTTGCTATAAATATTGCAAATCGCATAAAAAACAGTGTAGAAGCTTTTAATTTAAATGGTATAAAAAGGACTGTAAGCATAGGAATATCTTTTTGGCCTGATAGTTGCAAAAATTTTGCAGATTGTATAAAAAATGCTGATTATGCAATGTATCAAGCAAAAAAAAGAGGCAAAAACGCAGTCGTTGAATTTGAAACTTAAACATTTATTTGCTATATACTAAACAGGAGGAAAAAATGGATAAATTTTTAATAGCAGGTCCCTGCGTTATAGAATCTGAAGAAATTGTATTAAAAATTGCCCAAAGGCTAAAACATATCAGTGAAAAATTTAATATAGAAATAATTTTTAAAGCTTCGTTTGATAAAGCAAATCGCTCAAGTATTGATTCTTACAGAGGCGTTGGTATTTTTAAAGGTATGGAAATTTTGGCAAAAGTTAAGAACAATTTTAATATGAGACTTACAACCGATATACACTTGCCTAACCAGGCAGATATTGTTAAAGATACAGTTGATGTTATACAAATACCAGCTTTTTTATGCAGACAAACAGATCTTCTTGTTGCAGCTGCAAAAACCGGTAAAATCGTAAATATAAAAAAAGGACAATTCATGGCACCCTGGGATATGAAGTACGCAATTGAGAAAGTTAAATTTTCTGGCAATAACAATGTATGGTTGACAGAAAGAGGATCAAGTTTTGGATATAATAACTTAGTGGTTGATTTTAGAGGTATGCTTATAATGAAAGAACTTGGTGTACCTGTAATTTACGATGCTACACACTCAATGCAACTACCAGGTGGAGCAAAAAGCAGTCTTGGTACACCACAATATGCACCATTTCTAGCAAAAGCAGCAGCAAGCATTAATGTTGATGGTTTATTTTTTGAAACGCATATAAACCCAAAAGAAGCGCTTTCTGATGCTTCAAACATGCTAAGTCTGGATGAATTTGAACATGCCATACCAGAAATACTAGAACACTGGTATATATCAAAAAAATATGAAACTTATTTATAGTTATATCGCAAAGCGGTTTATAAAGATTTTCTTGCTGGTTTTTGTTATAGCTCTTAGTCTGTTTTATGTGATAGACTTCTTTAATAATCTTTCCACGTTANNNNNNNNNNAAACTCTCTTTTTAATCTATCAACAATTATTTCTAATAAAGTAAAACTATCATTTGCTTTATCTTACTACCTTGCATATACGCCCAAGATGACTTATGTTTTGCTACCATTCGTATTTAGCATAAGCACACTTATAACATTAGGATACATGGCATATACAAACGAAATTTTAGCTATGAAAAATAGTGGTATAAGCACACTTAAAATAGCAAAACCAATTTACACAATAGCTATTTTTTTGGTTTTTTTTATGATTACACTGGATAATTTTATTGTTCCATATACATACGATAAAGCCTTGCTTATTAGAGAAATTTATATAGAAAATAAAAATCAGAACCTCTGGGCAAAAGAAGACGATGTTTTTGTAAAAATTAATTCCATTTTTTACAATCAAAAAATGGCAAGCGATATAGA belongs to Desulfurella sp. and includes:
- the kdsA gene encoding 3-deoxy-8-phosphooctulonate synthase, which produces MLYTKQEEKMDKFLIAGPCVIESEEIVLKIAQRLKHISEKFNIEIIFKASFDKANRSSIDSYRGVGIFKGMEILAKVKNNFNMRLTTDIHLPNQADIVKDTVDVIQIPAFLCRQTDLLVAAAKTGKIVNIKKGQFMAPWDMKYAIEKVKFSGNNNVWLTERGSSFGYNNLVVDFRGMLIMKELGVPVIYDATHSMQLPGGAKSSLGTPQYAPFLAKAAASINVDGLFFETHINPKEALSDASNMLSLDEFEHAIPEILEHWYISKKYETYL
- a CDS encoding GGDEF domain-containing protein; translation: MKRLFAKINYYIKYKLLFWFVVLIFLIGVSGYLVFFALSFGYFDLQKNYVKSQIIAQEKQVLNSQLLYIKSEIYKNTNQNPQQIISYLKQLKLNKNYHFYIKYKNRIFNLNSTPEGSTIKQSINISPDIQLIGTVKKDYINKVLNHNLSYVKQLFYKFLIKSFLIGLVVFIVSFVIFYNILSKFDKKIKLLKKLSEEFKELANPAFKIPCSSDEVSCIINNFLDYSNSIVKIQKIKNALTQFEDINQMYETFRKLLKQEYNLLDVNIFIVENNSIKKTYADKIYCENCNVARNDISKCKCFQSIKSGLQNKIHSECSKDYYIICLPLFDKFYNNNTTVIVQLIDKKPISNQNAIKKLFEQVRDVIGYTLTINIFKNQTYKDPLTNAYNRLFLDEYLSLLFNEAQKNNINFACLFIDIDNFKSVNDTYGHKTGDQFLKEITKIINKNLRENDVCVRYGGEEFIVILKNVPKNVAINIANRIKNSVEAFNLNGIKRTVSIGISFWPDSCKNFADCIKNADYAMYQAKKRGKNAVVEFET
- a CDS encoding MFS transporter, with the protein product MNWFALILLSIGHIVTDINQSAVPAMLPFFKKEFALNYAQTGIILLVTNVFSSVIQVYFGYIGDKKNMRYLIVLGILLASVGVGFSGLTSNFYLLLLLVALSGLGVSAFHPMAFNEASNYTGDKKATGMSIFSLGGNIGFAIGPPLMYFLIYKFDMKGTLGVLVISLPIILLIQILLLSKKTKKTHKKSINLPLEFSIDRLSLFLLILYIMFRTWIYFGLMSYLPFKYAMYLKDQPSFVSILLFCLLSGGAVGTIFGGMLADRIGTKNALLVTMIMTFVLNIIFNNVKNEIALFIFAFLVGFVLVSTFSVTVVLAQEFLPHKKALASGIAAGFAIGTGGIGVSLFGVVSDHFGLSAVFYIIEALPVFAIICSILIKKPKPVKIYG